One segment of Streptomyces sp. NA02950 DNA contains the following:
- the gntD gene encoding guanitoxin biosynthesis L-enduracididine beta-hydroxylase GntD: MTQPYPAVDAPHPDSANEGCPGRNPDGGVDTPLEYRLDAAEATALRKIASDLADVYGAPSLPDFFDQAHAAEELLPAGLRSFLLSFRRTERAAACLVHGFRVDDVLLGPTPEHWRQAIHGKSARDQELWLALCGMVLGDPFGWVTLQEGRIIQNILPISGDEERQSGYGSESLLEFHTEDGFHPNRCDYLLLFGLRNPDRVPTIVASVRHTRLSDRDRTVLAEGRFHILPDTEHIRQLEKDAPGHPALAKLYEMVERPPLTAVLSGDRLNPYLRIDRPFMRVRSGDTEAEAALDRLMAELHRVQQDIVVAPGSLLIVDNYRAVHGRRPFSARYDGTDRWLKKLTVSRNLRRNFSGYALDSHRVIV, from the coding sequence ATGACACAGCCCTACCCCGCCGTTGACGCGCCCCACCCGGACTCGGCCAACGAGGGCTGCCCCGGCCGGAACCCTGACGGCGGCGTCGACACCCCCCTGGAATACCGTCTCGACGCGGCAGAGGCCACCGCTCTCCGCAAGATCGCCTCGGACCTCGCGGACGTCTACGGGGCGCCCAGCCTGCCGGACTTCTTCGACCAGGCCCACGCGGCCGAGGAGCTGTTGCCCGCCGGGCTGCGCTCCTTTCTCCTCTCCTTCCGCCGGACCGAGCGCGCAGCCGCGTGTCTGGTACACGGCTTCCGGGTGGACGACGTATTGCTGGGACCCACACCGGAGCACTGGCGCCAGGCCATCCACGGCAAGTCGGCCAGGGATCAGGAGCTATGGCTGGCGCTGTGCGGGATGGTGCTGGGCGACCCGTTCGGCTGGGTGACCCTGCAGGAGGGGCGAATCATCCAGAACATCCTGCCGATCAGCGGCGACGAGGAACGGCAGAGCGGCTACGGCAGCGAAAGCCTGCTGGAGTTCCACACCGAGGACGGCTTCCACCCGAACCGCTGCGACTACCTGCTGCTGTTCGGGCTGCGCAATCCGGACCGGGTGCCGACCATCGTCGCGTCCGTCCGCCACACCCGGCTCAGCGACCGCGACCGCACGGTGCTCGCCGAGGGCCGTTTCCATATCCTGCCGGACACCGAGCACATCCGTCAGTTGGAAAAGGACGCACCCGGTCATCCCGCACTGGCGAAGTTGTACGAGATGGTGGAACGGCCGCCGCTCACCGCTGTTCTGTCCGGCGACCGGCTCAATCCCTACCTGCGAATCGACCGACCCTTCATGCGTGTCCGATCCGGTGACACCGAGGCCGAGGCCGCGCTCGACCGGCTCATGGCCGAGCTCCACCGTGTGCAGCAGGACATCGTGGTGGCCCCCGGCTCACTCCTGATCGTGGACAACTACCGTGCGGTACACGGCCGCCGGCCGTTCAGCGCGCGATACGACGGCACGGACCGCTGGCTGAAGAAGCTCACCGTCAGCCGCAACCTACGGCGCAATTTCAGTGGTTACGCCCTCGACAGCCACCGCGTCATCGTCTGA